In the Nitrospinota bacterium genome, one interval contains:
- a CDS encoding type II toxin-antitoxin system RelE/ParE family toxin, whose protein sequence is MRIRWLKAAADDLLHVEAFIARENPAAAVDVVLAVINAVEKLGRFPAMGRPGRVDDTRELVVGGFPFIVPYTVRKDVVEILRVFHQRQKWSDMDFDMESARIK, encoded by the coding sequence GTGCGGATAAGATGGCTTAAAGCCGCCGCGGACGACCTTCTCCATGTTGAAGCTTTCATTGCCCGCGAAAATCCCGCAGCCGCTGTTGACGTGGTCTTGGCCGTGATTAACGCCGTGGAAAAACTTGGCCGGTTCCCCGCAATGGGGCGGCCCGGCCGTGTGGACGATACAAGGGAGCTTGTGGTCGGTGGTTTTCCATTTATTGTCCCGTACACCGTCAGGAAAGATGTGGTGGAAATATTGCGAGTGTTTCACCAGCGCCAGAAATGGAGCGATATGGATTTTGATATGGAATCAGCCCGGATAAAATGA
- the hemW gene encoding radical SAM family heme chaperone HemW, with protein sequence MTFPLGLYIHIPFCRHKCFYCDFHSVPGKDELIGGYITAVIKEIQSRASMAINRKIGSIFFGGGTPSLLSPEHAEAILDTCRKSFGIAPNAEITMEMNPESVEAVKLSAYLASGVNRASIGVQSLNGKRLKFLERVHTAGQARKAIETAFLAGFENVSADFMYSLPGQTMDEWLTGLETAAGWGISHISCYELTPEEATPLGRAVKAGEVNLAENGVKLFDATESALENRGFVHYEISNYARPGRECVHNLGYWKYRDYIGVGAGAHGFINGGRWENVRDIETYISQTGDSGMAVKRAEKVTGEMEWTERLMLGLRMKNGIPFGGAQITDKIKSMISGGMLEYAGGNLRATAKGWRLLDSVLANV encoded by the coding sequence ATGACTTTTCCCCTCGGCCTTTACATTCACATCCCTTTCTGCCGCCACAAGTGTTTCTATTGTGATTTTCACTCCGTGCCGGGGAAGGACGAACTGATCGGCGGCTATATCACCGCCGTCATCAAAGAAATCCAGTCGCGCGCGTCCATGGCCATCAACCGCAAAATCGGTTCCATATTTTTCGGCGGCGGCACTCCTTCGCTTCTTTCGCCGGAACACGCCGAGGCGATTCTGGACACATGCCGAAAATCGTTCGGGATCGCCCCGAACGCGGAAATCACAATGGAGATGAATCCTGAAAGCGTGGAGGCTGTAAAACTTTCCGCATATCTGGCAAGCGGGGTGAACCGCGCCTCCATCGGCGTACAGTCGCTCAACGGCAAGCGCCTAAAATTCCTCGAACGGGTCCACACCGCCGGTCAGGCCCGTAAGGCCATCGAAACGGCTTTTCTGGCCGGTTTCGAAAACGTTTCCGCCGATTTCATGTATTCGCTCCCCGGCCAGACGATGGACGAATGGCTCACCGGGCTTGAGACCGCCGCCGGGTGGGGGATATCGCACATATCGTGCTACGAACTCACACCGGAAGAGGCCACGCCGCTTGGCCGGGCCGTGAAGGCAGGTGAAGTGAACCTTGCGGAAAACGGCGTGAAACTTTTCGACGCAACGGAAAGCGCGCTGGAAAACCGCGGATTCGTCCATTATGAAATATCGAACTACGCCCGGCCTGGGCGCGAATGCGTCCATAACCTGGGTTACTGGAAATACCGGGACTATATTGGCGTTGGGGCGGGGGCGCATGGATTTATCAATGGCGGGCGGTGGGAGAACGTGCGCGATATCGAAACATACATAAGCCAGACCGGCGATAGCGGCATGGCCGTCAAGCGGGCTGAAAAAGTGACAGGCGAAATGGAATGGACGGAGCGGCTTATGCTGGGATTGCGGATGAAAAACGGGATACCTTTCGGCGGCGCGCAAATCACGGATAAAATAAAGTCCATGATAAGCGGAGGGATGCTCGAATATGCCGGCGGGAACCTGCGCGCAACGGCGAAAGGATGGAGGTTGCTGGATTCCGTGCTGGCGAATGTATAA
- a CDS encoding DnaJ domain-containing protein, giving the protein MSKDYYELLGVKRDADEKELKKAYRKLAKQYHPDKNPGNKAAEDKFKEISEAYAVLSDKDKRAKYDRFGHDRFHQTYSQQDIFNGANFQDIFSEMGIGGNIFEMFFGGGRGGGGRIRFEQGGGGMGGGFGYDPFAGQRGAARGQDFETEMTVSLREAVKGCERPLTLRTPDGVQTLTVKIPAGIETGKKLRLKGKGGKAPRGGEAGDVYVVITVAEDPVFKREGADLYVDAHVEYSKLILGGAVAVETLDGERTIKVAPGADPGKMIRIKGGGAPMLKGGGHGDLYVKLRVKAPAHPTDEQKKLAAKLAEQGL; this is encoded by the coding sequence ATGAGCAAAGACTATTACGAACTGTTGGGCGTCAAACGCGACGCGGATGAAAAAGAGCTGAAAAAGGCCTATCGCAAGCTGGCCAAGCAGTACCATCCTGACAAAAATCCGGGCAACAAGGCGGCCGAGGACAAGTTCAAGGAGATCAGCGAAGCCTACGCGGTGCTTTCCGACAAGGACAAGCGCGCCAAGTACGACCGGTTCGGCCACGACCGGTTCCACCAGACATACAGCCAGCAGGACATCTTCAACGGCGCCAATTTCCAGGATATTTTCAGCGAAATGGGGATCGGCGGCAACATATTCGAGATGTTTTTCGGCGGCGGGCGCGGCGGTGGAGGGCGCATCCGGTTCGAACAGGGGGGCGGCGGCATGGGGGGCGGATTCGGGTATGATCCTTTCGCCGGGCAACGCGGCGCGGCGCGCGGCCAGGATTTCGAGACGGAGATGACGGTAAGCCTGCGCGAGGCTGTGAAAGGATGCGAACGGCCGCTCACCCTAAGGACGCCGGACGGAGTCCAGACGCTTACGGTCAAAATTCCGGCGGGGATAGAGACCGGCAAAAAGCTGCGGTTGAAAGGGAAGGGGGGCAAGGCCCCTCGCGGCGGCGAGGCGGGGGACGTTTATGTGGTGATAACCGTGGCGGAAGACCCGGTGTTCAAGCGGGAAGGGGCGGACCTTTATGTGGACGCCCATGTGGAATATTCAAAGCTGATCCTCGGCGGAGCGGTGGCGGTGGAAACGCTGGATGGGGAACGGACCATCAAGGTGGCCCCGGGCGCCGATCCGGGGAAGATGATCCGCATAAAAGGAGGCGGCGCGCCGATGCTAAAGGGTGGCGGCCACGGCGATCTTTATGTGAAGCTTCGGGTGAAGGCCCCGGCCCATCCCACCGATGAGCAGAAAAAGCTGGCGGCGAAGCTGGCGGAGCAGGGGCTGTAG
- a CDS encoding type II toxin-antitoxin system prevent-host-death family antitoxin translates to MPIIKPISSLRNQTRAIASLCHERDEPVYLTTNGEGDLAVMSIEHYERLSARAELYGKLAAAQAQAASGEKGLAHSQVMKKLRLRLHGG, encoded by the coding sequence ATGCCTATAATAAAACCAATTTCCAGCCTTCGAAACCAGACACGCGCAATCGCCTCCTTGTGCCATGAGCGCGACGAGCCGGTCTATCTGACCACCAATGGCGAGGGGGACCTGGCCGTTATGAGCATTGAGCATTATGAAAGGCTTAGCGCCAGGGCCGAGCTTTACGGAAAACTCGCCGCCGCGCAGGCCCAGGCCGCCTCGGGAGAAAAGGGCCTTGCCCATTCTCAAGTGATGAAAAAACTCCGGCTCCGGCTGCATGGCGGATAA
- a CDS encoding type II toxin-antitoxin system RelE/ParE family toxin, with protein MADKYKLRYLPAAYDDLVSIFDWIANDYPAKAAEFVSELDKRAGALGSHPFLGRIPRDEKLKNAGYRVLIIESFIVFYVVRGKTVEIHRVVHCSRNLDDMI; from the coding sequence ATGGCGGATAAATACAAGCTTCGGTATTTACCTGCCGCTTACGATGATCTTGTTTCTATTTTTGACTGGATCGCAAACGATTATCCCGCCAAAGCCGCTGAGTTTGTCAGTGAACTTGACAAACGCGCCGGAGCCTTGGGATCCCATCCATTTCTTGGCCGCATACCACGTGATGAAAAGCTTAAAAACGCCGGTTATCGCGTTCTAATCATCGAATCATTTATTGTGTTTTACGTTGTCCGCGGCAAGACGGTCGAGATCCATCGCGTGGTCCACTGCTCCCGCAATCTTGACGACATGATTTAG
- a CDS encoding response regulator — MQKVLIVDDDPNISLLVRMTLARKKEYKIATAGSGKEALEKVAADQPDIILLDIMMPDMDGFEVCRRLKKEDKTRFIPIIMISAKTELGDKLQGMDVGANDYITKPFNPEELLARVAAHLRIKSLEDELSAKKELEAALKMSVTLQHEINNPLTGIIGNLEFLKNWKELKPGEVDETVNDVLNLSMRVKEIVKQLSKISKVVPATYVKGSEMIDLEKSGENGGK; from the coding sequence ATGCAAAAAGTTCTGATAGTTGACGACGACCCGAACATATCCCTGCTTGTGCGCATGACCCTTGCGCGCAAGAAAGAGTACAAGATAGCCACCGCCGGCAGCGGCAAGGAAGCGCTTGAAAAAGTGGCGGCGGACCAGCCGGACATCATCCTGCTGGACATCATGATGCCGGACATGGACGGGTTCGAGGTGTGCCGCAGGCTGAAAAAAGAGGACAAGACCCGCTTTATCCCCATCATCATGATCTCCGCGAAGACCGAACTTGGCGACAAGCTCCAGGGGATGGACGTGGGCGCCAACGATTACATCACAAAGCCGTTCAACCCGGAGGAGCTTCTGGCCCGCGTGGCGGCGCACCTTCGCATCAAATCGCTGGAAGACGAGCTTTCCGCGAAGAAAGAGCTGGAGGCGGCGCTGAAAATGTCGGTGACGCTCCAGCACGAGATCAACAACCCCCTCACCGGGATCATCGGAAACCTGGAGTTCCTCAAGAACTGGAAGGAATTGAAGCCCGGGGAAGTGGACGAGACCGTCAACGACGTGCTCAACCTCTCCATGCGGGTCAAGGAAATCGTAAAACAGCTTAGCAAGATATCCAAGGTGGTGCCCGCCACATACGTCAAGGGGAGCGAGATGATAGACTTGGAGAAATCAGGCGAGAACGGCGGGAAATAA
- the nrfH gene encoding cytochrome c nitrite reductase small subunit: MKKPNVSPGGLILKKPLGRLSRIALISVYISALFIPLAPLGIKGSFLLDSSPEFCVSCHVMQKRYEGWSHSAHKNSATCTDCHLPQQTFVTKIAGKLRDSLNHGYAYAFNSVPDPIRIKKHGAETVMQNCIRCHERLVSGIHNEGRKCWDCHRGLPHGY, from the coding sequence ATGAAAAAGCCAAACGTAAGCCCCGGCGGGCTTATACTAAAGAAGCCGCTGGGAAGGCTTTCAAGGATAGCCCTGATATCCGTTTATATCTCGGCTTTATTTATTCCACTTGCGCCGCTTGGAATAAAGGGCTCTTTTTTGCTGGATAGCTCGCCGGAGTTTTGTGTTTCCTGCCACGTCATGCAAAAAAGGTATGAAGGCTGGTCGCATTCCGCGCACAAGAACTCGGCCACGTGCACCGATTGCCATCTGCCGCAACAGACGTTTGTCACCAAAATCGCCGGCAAGTTGAGGGACAGCCTTAATCACGGTTACGCCTACGCGTTCAACAGCGTCCCCGATCCCATAAGAATAAAGAAACACGGAGCCGAAACGGTGATGCAAAACTGCATAAGGTGCCATGAACGTCTGGTGTCGGGAATACATAACGAAGGCAGGAAGTGCTGGGATTGCCATCGCGGCCTGCCGCACGGATATTAA
- a CDS encoding ammonia-forming cytochrome c nitrite reductase subunit c552, giving the protein MTLSRYALSALLIAAVSCFGCGQKSNPVDAPFTIPKGEKDPAVWGKKYPNHYDSYLKNSEISKGYSKYRSDEECRLSPWPFQLALFDGWGFGVEYNEPNGHTQMLKDQLKIDPSRRKAGGVCMTCKTAYAPELKEKLGAGYFSKPYDEVWKELPEKHREMGVVCADCHDSETMNLRISRWTLIDGLKAIGKDPDRLTRQELRSLVCAQCHVTYAIPKDKDNKSTGLLFPWKYGKWGNISIENVIRQIKDDGLREWKHKLTNQKLGHLRHPEFELFSSPGSVHWAAGVACADCHMPYERVGGEKMSSHRWESPLKKNMKACMQCHNQSADWLKERVFDIQDRVNHLFTKAGYAVAGAALTIEAAEKIPRVDQKALLKAKEVYEEAYYRNTWIGAENSMGFHNPPEALRVLGDALDQGRRAEALARESIIKAGGSPPELDMAKIKAVIAERYKSKDGKTGYKGNVPEKAKLLAEGGR; this is encoded by the coding sequence ATGACATTGAGCCGTTATGCGTTGTCCGCGCTGTTAATCGCGGCAGTTTCATGTTTCGGATGCGGACAGAAAAGCAATCCGGTGGATGCGCCGTTCACTATTCCGAAAGGGGAGAAAGACCCCGCCGTCTGGGGAAAGAAATATCCCAACCACTACGACAGCTACCTGAAAAATTCCGAGATCAGCAAGGGATACAGCAAATACAGAAGCGACGAAGAATGCAGGTTAAGCCCGTGGCCGTTCCAGCTTGCCCTGTTTGACGGGTGGGGCTTTGGCGTTGAATACAACGAGCCGAACGGGCATACGCAAATGTTGAAAGACCAGCTCAAAATAGACCCCTCACGCCGAAAGGCCGGCGGCGTTTGCATGACATGCAAAACCGCATACGCCCCCGAATTAAAGGAGAAGCTGGGCGCCGGTTATTTCAGCAAGCCATATGACGAGGTATGGAAAGAGCTTCCCGAAAAGCACAGGGAAATGGGGGTCGTATGCGCCGACTGCCATGATTCCGAAACGATGAACCTGAGAATCAGCAGATGGACGCTCATTGACGGCTTGAAGGCGATAGGCAAAGACCCGGACAGGCTGACGCGCCAAGAGCTTCGCAGCCTCGTATGCGCCCAGTGCCATGTAACTTACGCGATTCCCAAGGACAAGGACAACAAGTCCACCGGCCTTCTGTTCCCGTGGAAATACGGGAAATGGGGAAACATCTCCATCGAGAACGTCATACGGCAAATCAAGGACGACGGCTTGAGGGAATGGAAGCATAAATTGACGAATCAGAAGCTGGGGCATCTGCGGCATCCTGAATTCGAGCTTTTCTCATCGCCTGGCAGTGTGCACTGGGCGGCTGGCGTGGCCTGCGCGGATTGCCACATGCCATATGAGCGGGTCGGCGGCGAAAAGATGTCGTCCCACAGGTGGGAAAGCCCCTTGAAAAAGAACATGAAGGCGTGCATGCAGTGCCACAACCAGAGCGCCGACTGGCTCAAAGAGCGGGTGTTCGACATACAGGACAGGGTCAATCACTTGTTCACTAAAGCCGGTTACGCAGTCGCAGGGGCGGCGTTGACGATAGAAGCGGCGGAAAAAATTCCGCGAGTTGACCAGAAAGCGCTTCTAAAAGCCAAAGAGGTTTACGAGGAGGCGTACTACCGGAACACATGGATCGGCGCTGAAAACAGCATGGGTTTCCATAATCCGCCGGAAGCCTTGCGGGTGTTGGGCGACGCGCTTGACCAGGGGCGCCGGGCGGAAGCGTTAGCCAGGGAAAGCATAATTAAAGCCGGGGGCTCTCCGCCGGAACTGGACATGGCAAAGATAAAAGCGGTTATCGCGGAACGGTACAAGTCCAAAGACGGCAAGACCGGGTACAAGGGAAACGTCCCGGAGAAGGCGAAACTGCTGGCGGAGGGTGGCCGATGA
- a CDS encoding ammonium transporter: protein MIDAGDTAWMLFATALVMLMTVGVSFYYAGMSRKKNVLAAIMHGFAPLCLVSVIWVLWGYTIAFGRDNGGIIGGLEWLALAGVGSAPSASAGTIPHLGFAAFQGMFAVVTTAIIAGAFAERMKFTAFLLFTALWVTFVYAPLAHWVWGKGGWIGGVLGALDFAGGTVVHISAGVAALVAAFLIGPRRGFGVSSMAPHNLVFTLIGAGLLWFGWFGFNAGSAFSAGNLAALAFINTNSAAAAAALAWIIIEWLQKGKPTFLGAASGALAGLVAITPACGFVGPLPAMIIGAAAAPLCYGAIMLKPRLGYDDSFDVFGVHAVCGTWGAMATGLFASTAVNPAGLNGFFSGNPPLLGIQAIAVIATYVYVALYTYIICKIVDRVVGLRVSEDDEITGLDYTQHRESAYNS from the coding sequence ATGATTGACGCGGGTGACACGGCATGGATGCTTTTCGCCACCGCGCTCGTGATGCTGATGACCGTGGGCGTCTCTTTTTACTATGCGGGAATGTCGCGGAAGAAAAACGTTCTCGCCGCCATCATGCACGGTTTCGCGCCACTATGCCTGGTGAGCGTCATCTGGGTGCTGTGGGGTTACACCATCGCTTTTGGACGCGATAACGGAGGCATCATCGGCGGGCTGGAATGGCTGGCGCTTGCAGGCGTGGGGTCCGCCCCCTCCGCCTCCGCCGGAACAATTCCTCATCTTGGTTTCGCCGCCTTCCAGGGAATGTTCGCCGTGGTCACCACCGCCATAATCGCGGGAGCTTTCGCCGAAAGGATGAAATTCACCGCGTTTCTGCTGTTCACGGCGTTATGGGTGACCTTTGTTTACGCTCCGCTGGCCCATTGGGTGTGGGGCAAGGGGGGGTGGATCGGCGGGGTCCTTGGCGCGCTGGACTTCGCGGGCGGAACCGTCGTCCATATCAGCGCCGGCGTGGCCGCCCTTGTGGCGGCTTTTTTAATCGGCCCGCGGCGGGGCTTTGGAGTCTCGTCAATGGCTCCGCATAATCTGGTTTTCACATTGATTGGCGCGGGCTTGCTGTGGTTTGGCTGGTTTGGCTTCAACGCGGGCAGCGCGTTTTCCGCCGGTAATCTGGCGGCGCTGGCTTTCATCAACACGAACAGCGCGGCCGCCGCCGCCGCTTTGGCCTGGATCATCATTGAATGGCTTCAAAAGGGCAAGCCCACTTTCCTTGGCGCGGCAAGCGGCGCCCTTGCCGGTCTTGTCGCAATCACTCCCGCCTGCGGCTTCGTGGGGCCGTTACCGGCGATGATTATCGGAGCCGCCGCCGCTCCTCTTTGTTACGGCGCGATAATGTTGAAGCCAAGACTCGGCTATGACGATTCTTTCGACGTTTTCGGCGTGCACGCCGTCTGCGGAACATGGGGCGCGATGGCCACAGGGCTTTTCGCCTCCACCGCCGTCAACCCGGCCGGTTTGAACGGCTTTTTTTCCGGAAACCCCCCGTTATTGGGAATCCAGGCCATCGCGGTGATCGCCACTTACGTGTATGTGGCGTTATACACCTATATCATTTGCAAGATCGTGGACAGGGTCGTTGGGTTGCGGGTCAGCGAAGACGATGAAATAACAGGTCTCGATTACACTCAGCATAGAGAGAGCGCATACAATTCCTGA
- a CDS encoding glycosyltransferase family 2 protein yields the protein MSDLVAVPVYNEIATLALVMAKIRDNHDGDILAVDDGSTDGSYETLQNTPGIVVLRHERNMGYGKSVIDGLEYAVRNGYEKVVTIDCDEQHEPKFIGRMFAELGDYDVLSGSRYLETSPEDDAAPPDRLDINRKITEVINQITGFNLTDSFCGFKCYRVSAIARLSLDEPGYAQPLQFWIQAKHSGLSVQEIPTPRIYKNLSRTFGGGIDDPEKRLGYYMEVVERELERWRMKNTPKSRRTA from the coding sequence ATGAGCGATCTTGTGGCCGTGCCTGTGTACAACGAAATCGCCACATTGGCCCTTGTGATGGCCAAAATACGGGACAACCACGACGGGGACATTCTCGCCGTGGACGACGGCTCCACCGACGGCTCGTATGAAACGCTTCAAAACACGCCGGGGATCGTGGTCCTGCGCCATGAACGCAACATGGGGTATGGGAAATCGGTGATTGACGGGCTTGAATACGCCGTCAGGAACGGATACGAAAAGGTTGTCACCATAGATTGCGACGAACAGCACGAGCCCAAGTTCATCGGGCGTATGTTCGCCGAACTGGGGGATTATGACGTTCTATCCGGTTCGCGGTATCTGGAAACATCGCCGGAGGACGACGCCGCCCCGCCCGACAGGCTGGACATAAACCGCAAGATCACCGAAGTGATAAACCAGATAACAGGATTCAACCTCACAGACTCGTTCTGCGGCTTCAAGTGTTACCGCGTTTCAGCCATCGCCAGGCTTTCCCTGGACGAACCGGGCTACGCCCAGCCTTTGCAGTTCTGGATACAGGCGAAACATTCCGGCCTTTCGGTACAGGAAATTCCCACGCCGCGCATATACAAAAACCTCTCCCGCACCTTCGGCGGCGGCATTGACGATCCGGAAAAGCGGCTTGGGTACTATATGGAAGTGGTGGAACGCGAGCTTGAAAGATGGCGGATGAAAAATACGCCAAAATCCAGGCGGACCGCATAG
- a CDS encoding PBP1A family penicillin-binding protein has protein sequence MTGNEAGETGQKPEEKPINNGETPNLQTDTKPSNGGGRKPSIAARAGLISAMIIIAVAAAAGAGAGYYYTKLFSEDFPDISTLRKYNPSQATRVYDRNGLLISEFYVEKRLLVTLNQIPKLFRDATIAVEDAQFYEHSGINYEGILRAFFENIKAGRVVQGGSSITQQLAKTLLLTPERTMGRKIKEALLSLEIERSYSKNEILEIYLNQIYYGHGSYGVAAAAETYFGKKLSELTLAQIAMIAGLPKAPTNYSPYNNLEKARARRSHVLSRLVAVGAISEKDKEKAENEPIRLSGFKKAANKAAWFGEHVRRYLEKKYGATALYHSGLKIYTTLDLKMQTAADAALKAGLEELDKRLGYRGPVGKVNVEGGQKPDWAQINQKEEIRTTSPDFYRPGRRIRGVVTAVDKGLVRVTFDGAKGTIQLASMDWAHKANPNADFMWAPKIEDARKVLKKGDIIEVGILARAGADGQIPLALDQTPNTQASLLATNPKTGEILAMVGGYDADVSKFNRTVQAMRQPGSSFKPIIYTAALDNGFTPATVVMDSPVVIDPAKTGFKAWNPSNFEGEYFGPTTIREAVTHSRNVVTVKVIDKIGAQVVVDYARLFGITSPLDPYLSLALGSYPVTVEEMVRAYGVLANGGDFVDLMYINSVKDSKDSIMESNSPSPPDPRISPATAYVMASVMKSVVAEGTAAKVAELGRPIAGKTGTTNNYNDAWFIGFTPDIVCAVWVGRDDNSPIGKKETGARAAIPIWIAFMKEALKNYAVRDFTPPENVVFARVDKKTGLLTKSSSENAIFEAFIDGTQPTEYVHEIGQEQEEEQAP, from the coding sequence ATGACCGGTAACGAAGCCGGGGAAACGGGCCAAAAGCCCGAAGAAAAACCCATAAACAACGGCGAGACGCCGAACCTGCAAACCGATACCAAACCCTCGAACGGCGGCGGGCGCAAGCCTTCCATCGCGGCGCGCGCGGGGCTGATATCGGCGATGATCATCATCGCCGTGGCGGCGGCGGCGGGGGCCGGGGCGGGATATTACTACACCAAGCTTTTCAGCGAGGATTTCCCGGACATATCCACATTACGAAAATACAATCCAAGCCAGGCCACCCGCGTTTACGACAGGAACGGGCTGCTGATCTCCGAGTTCTACGTTGAAAAGCGCCTCCTGGTCACCCTCAACCAGATACCCAAGCTTTTCCGCGACGCGACCATCGCCGTGGAGGACGCGCAGTTTTACGAGCATAGCGGCATCAACTACGAAGGGATACTCCGCGCCTTTTTCGAGAACATAAAGGCAGGCCGGGTTGTGCAGGGGGGCAGCTCCATCACCCAGCAGCTTGCCAAAACGCTGCTTCTCACCCCGGAACGCACAATGGGGCGCAAGATAAAGGAGGCGCTCCTCTCACTTGAGATAGAGCGCAGCTATTCCAAGAACGAAATTCTGGAGATATACCTAAACCAGATATATTACGGCCACGGCTCATACGGCGTTGCCGCCGCCGCGGAAACATACTTCGGCAAAAAGCTAAGCGAGCTTACACTGGCGCAGATCGCCATGATCGCCGGGCTCCCCAAGGCGCCGACGAACTATTCGCCGTACAACAACCTTGAAAAGGCCAGGGCGCGCCGTTCCCACGTGTTAAGCAGGCTTGTGGCCGTTGGCGCCATCTCCGAAAAGGACAAGGAAAAGGCCGAGAACGAGCCGATACGCCTTTCCGGATTCAAGAAGGCGGCCAACAAGGCAGCATGGTTTGGGGAGCATGTGCGGCGCTACCTGGAAAAGAAATACGGGGCCACGGCCCTGTACCACTCCGGGCTGAAAATATACACCACGCTGGACCTGAAAATGCAGACTGCGGCCGACGCGGCGCTCAAGGCCGGGCTGGAGGAACTGGACAAGCGCCTGGGATACCGCGGCCCCGTGGGCAAAGTGAACGTGGAGGGGGGCCAGAAACCGGACTGGGCGCAGATAAACCAGAAGGAAGAGATCAGGACAACGTCCCCCGACTTCTACAGGCCCGGCAGGCGCATAAGGGGCGTGGTGACCGCCGTGGACAAAGGGCTTGTCCGCGTGACCTTCGACGGAGCTAAGGGGACGATACAGCTCGCCAGCATGGACTGGGCGCACAAGGCCAATCCCAACGCGGACTTCATGTGGGCGCCGAAAATCGAAGACGCGAGAAAAGTCCTGAAGAAAGGCGACATCATCGAGGTGGGCATATTGGCCAGGGCCGGTGCGGACGGCCAGATTCCGCTGGCGCTCGACCAGACGCCCAATACCCAGGCGTCGCTGCTGGCCACCAATCCGAAGACCGGCGAGATACTGGCCATGGTGGGGGGATACGACGCGGACGTATCCAAATTCAACCGGACGGTACAGGCGATGCGCCAGCCGGGATCGTCGTTCAAGCCGATAATATACACAGCCGCGCTGGACAACGGCTTCACCCCCGCCACCGTGGTGATGGACTCGCCGGTGGTGATAGACCCTGCCAAGACGGGCTTTAAGGCGTGGAACCCCAGCAACTTCGAGGGTGAGTATTTCGGGCCAACCACGATACGCGAGGCTGTCACCCACTCGCGCAACGTGGTCACCGTGAAGGTGATAGACAAAATAGGCGCCCAGGTGGTGGTGGACTACGCCAGGCTGTTCGGCATAACAAGCCCGCTGGACCCTTATCTTTCGCTGGCGCTGGGGTCTTATCCGGTGACGGTGGAAGAGATGGTGCGGGCCTATGGGGTGCTGGCCAACGGGGGCGATTTCGTGGACCTGATGTACATCAACTCGGTGAAGGACAGCAAGGACTCCATAATGGAGTCAAACAGCCCGTCGCCCCCCGATCCTCGCATATCCCCCGCCACTGCCTACGTGATGGCAAGCGTGATGAAAAGCGTTGTGGCCGAAGGGACGGCGGCCAAGGTGGCCGAGCTTGGCAGGCCCATCGCCGGGAAGACCGGCACGACGAACAACTATAACGACGCGTGGTTCATCGGCTTCACCCCGGACATCGTGTGCGCGGTGTGGGTGGGCAGGGACGACAATTCGCCCATCGGCAAAAAGGAGACCGGCGCCCGCGCCGCCATACCGATATGGATAGCGTTCATGAAAGAGGCGCTAAAAAACTACGCCGTGCGCGATTTCACCCCGCCGGAGAACGTCGTTTTCGCCCGGGTGGACAAAAAGACCGGGCTACTGACCAAATCGTCCAGCGAAAACGCTATATTCGAGGCGTTCATAGACGGCACACAGCCGACGGAATACGTCCATGAGATCGGACAGGAGCAGGAAGAAGAACAGGCGCCCTAA